The Artemia franciscana chromosome 11, ASM3288406v1, whole genome shotgun sequence DNA segment AGGATTCCCTATtatattcttcttgtttttgatgtttgtgattTACAAACCTGTTGGAACTTCATGTTTTGTTCAGTCAAAAACTGTTTCAAATTCGATGGAGATTCCTCGAGCAATCTGAATCGGAAAAGGTCAGTTTCGTGCTGGACAAACCATCGTCGATTTTCTTCAGTTGATGAATAACCTAGTCGTAGAGCAAAATGGGACAGCTGGTCACGTTCACGAGCGTTCTGAACTTCTTCATCATTAATCCCACTcatctgaaagaaaaaaatatttagtctGAAGAGGTTAAAAATAGACATGACATGTCTATGTTTcctcaaatttatttaaaacgtTAGGTCTTTATGTGTCTGCCTTATCTTTAGAATCAGAAATCTTTCTTACCATATTTTCAGAACGATCATTGCACATTAACAAAAGCAGAAGAACTATCACAATGCTAGCAACATAATATTTATAACATAAATAACTTCCAAATACAAACAAACtgagttatttttcaaatataaagtaGAAATCAACGAAAAACAAACTCTTTCAATATTTAGGAAGGCGGGTGGGCCAAACTACCCAATAGGCTAGTATATGTTGCAGTCTCTCAgattaactatttttttagaaacaaagaAACTCTTAAAATTGTAATCCACTGAGTGACTCATTTACCTTAAAATATACTCTACTAAAAGTATAGAAGTATACTAtctgaaaaaagaatagaaaaagtcGTTCCAATTTTAGCCCTTTATGTGACCAACAGTAATAGACAATGGTCCTGAATCTCGTTTTATTATTAAGATGAATGGTGTCATTTTGGGGACACTTCTGCGGCTACTTCAGTATTTTGACGAATGGATCTGTGCTTAAAAAGAGCCCCAAATTGCTTTAACTTAAAGGCCTTGCCAGGGTTTTAAGTCAGTGGTGATGATAAGTAGCGAATGAGAAAAGAAGGATATTATTTGAACGTTTTTCACAATAATGAAAAGTGTGGTGCCAAATATAGAAAAGCGTAAAGCACGATctctaaattaatatatatgCCGCAAGACTAGCGGCAAATTGTCAGGCGACAGTCTTGTGAGACTAcctttttggggggtgttttcattaaaaaataccttttcattgaaataaaaaatattcccttCTCTAAAGTTGGCATAGAGAGCCTTTCAGAGGGCTCTTTTATTTCATGggatatttttggaaattaagtttttattgtGCTCTGAGAACTTCTATGTGTATTTTTATCCTCTATTTCCGTTTCCACACTGAGGAGGGTTAAGTGGAGGTCACGGCTGCAATATTTgcaatcttttcttctttttaataacTAGTTGGAATTATCCTATTGTTTTCttcgccattttttttttatttgtcacgcttagccagtgtggtctaagaaactATTCAGGATAATTGTTTACCAAAAATTGGGCTTTTTGGCAATCCAGATGGGTTCAAACAAAACGCATGACATCCTTGAATTGGATGAAATATTTcatgagaaaacaaaattatggaagcGGGGAGGTATCAGATGGAGTGAAAAGTGAAGGTCTGAATAGACTGTGATGGAGGGGGAGCATGTGTGGCAGGTATTTTATATGAGGTAGTTTACAAAATTGAGGTTAGCTGATAATATAGTGGCATTAGAAATCCTGCACTAATCTTTGTCCAGACtcacaaaaaaattttgttcttatgatttttcttgtttttagtaaaaatcGGTACAGATATCCTACATCAGATTACAACCAGCGTTGTAAAATCaccgtaaaataaaaactcgATAAGTAAAGTTGGTAAAATAAGGTGCTCCCTTAGAAACATAGGTTAAAATTGGCGTTTTAGAATTGTCTGGTAGGCACAAGACccatagaaaatttctttttaagcatcattttcagcttttaataaaaattgtaaagaCTCTGATTTTTCTGggcttaaaaaaggtaataccCCTTCATCTATAATTTTAGTCTAGTTTATTCCTTTTGTAATCTTGTGCCTAGGATGATACTTCAGCAATTGGACAGTACCTGATTTCAGGCGTCCATTTTgtaacaaaccaaaaaaaaaaaaaatcaaaatttaccgttatttgggaataaaatcatattagcaattttttctacatttaaaactaaaatatattacCCTAACAGCCTGGCATATTTAAATAGCCATATTCAGCCACATTTCTCATATCATATTCATGCTGTTTTTCATTTGTCTATAAAAGCACTGAATGCAAGTATAAAATTGATTTACAACACATTGATGACTTTGAATAACTAAGCACGGGATCAGAGTAGCGGAACATTCAGTCATTTTCAAAGTCATTAAGACCGTCTTCAATAAGATTTAATGGTAAATCTAGTTCCTCCCCTTCAGATTACTGTGAAAATTGCAAGGTGTCATAAAATATATCGGTAAAATATGTAAGATACcggtaaaaatatgcaaaatactGATAGAATACATAGATTACGTCAAATACATAAATTAcgtaaaattgataaaataccaattttacTGGGGTTGGTAAAATCAcgataaaatatttaaaataaccaATTTTACCATGACCAATCTTACCAGTTGATAGCAGCAAAGAAGGCAGAGAAGATATGCAAAGAATTCTTCAGTCTGAGGACCtacggatgggggggggggctattccCCTGACCCTGGCCTTCGGAAGTCCCTAAAAACTTGTAAAACtaccttgttatttttttttcgcattcTCACATACTTTAGAAATAACTTGGATATGCATGAAGACAAAATAACcgtaaaaaaagatacaaataggACTTTGTTTTTAGGTCACTGCATCCACTCCTTTGTCATGATGAAGGGATAGAAGggctgtttttattctttttctgtttcttctttacttactttatttttatgttgttaataatgttaattaattaattaattgagcTGCTGCATAAAGGTCATTTAATGTTTAAGCAGTGAATATGTTCATTTAgtctattctttttttgtggatTGTTGAATAAGGAATCAATAAAaaacctaccccccccccccttgatctCAGGTCACCTCCTAACCCTCAGGAGACATAACTATGACACAAACTCTTACTTCCAATCAACTTCAGTCAACAATTTACAGCCTCTTCTAGTATGtatttgtgataataaaaatgtagggacccccccccccccagagagGTTGGGTTGCACCTGTACACAAAGGTATCCAACACCCTCGTCTAGTATatgtaataatatttctttttgaaaataagacgaTTGCATGAGTACTTACACAAAATTTAGCCTACTtacaactttaaaataaatttttagattttgcttCCTCAATTCGTCTCCGAGCTGGGCTCTCCATGCTTCTGAAAACTTAGATGTCTTTCCTAGATTCACTCTCTCTATGCTTCGAAGAACTGAAATTGGAAAAAGCAAAAAGTGAAattcaaattaactaaaaagtAGTCATTTTCAGGACTCAAGTAAATTAGAGTCTTTTACATAAAGTTTAAGCCAACTTGCCTTTTCTTTGCTAATCAAAACTGCATGGATCAGCAGTGCCActgttcaaaaatatattgacTTAGAAAATTGGCTTActaacagaaaataaattttttgtcaaaaaatagaGAGATAAAAAGCTTTAAAACCTTCATTTAAAGGGTTGATCAACTTCTAACCTTCATTGGCTTCTATGAATGCCTTAAAGCTATGAAATTAGTATTGCAATAATtctaaactaaaacaaaatgtcaaattgcaataaaatacattttgtcaAGATTTTCATGCACAAGAGACACAATTTAGGCTCTTGCAGAGTCACAGAGAACAACAACTTTTTGTATTGACTGGTCACATGTTGGAATACTATGCATCTCTCACTCAATATACATGATGTAGGAATCAATTGATGGTCTCACAATCATGCAAAGCACCATACTAGttccgaaaaaaaattgaaaaaacattgcCAACTGTGAGATACAGTGTTGCCTTTCAAGTTTGATATCCTTTGTGGTTCTTAAAGAACTCATCATGCCAGGCAAACATATACCACCTTAACACAGTTTGATATGCAAACAGTGTAATTAACATCTTGCAAAGTTTTTGCCtgttttaaaatcttgcaaactAGAAACTTTATGATAATTCCTTGGTCAGATTTTATAAGGCCAACACACTGTTCTTACCATTTTTGACATGCATACTAAACTTACCTTGAAGTAGCCACTTATTCAGTCAAGTATTGCACATTATGCAAACCCCTCATTTATATTGATCTGCCTCATAAGAGTGTAACTCCACACAGTGTAATAAGAAAAAGGGAGCCTCCATGCATCATTCTAAAAGATTTTCAGCAGAAtaatatgaaatttgacatAGTAATGCATTTGTGGTTTTTCagagcccccctccccaccccctAAATAAAAGTATGTGTACTACCAAACTTCGCCTAGgcgaaataaattttaagtccCAAGACAAACCTGACAGTCTCTCATCTGCAAACTTTATCAAATCATCTAATAGAATTGTTTGGTCAGGATGATCCTTATAAAATGACAGACCATGCTTGTAAAATTTCTTCTCAATGTTCACAGCTTTTCTTCTTAGATACCTCACTCCTTTCGTAACAGAATGAGGAGAAGAATACTCCATTGTGCCAACTAGAAAAGTATAGAGAAGACTTAGACTATGTTTCAGACACTTAAACAGTATGAATGTATTTCTGTAGATTTCATAAGAAAACTACatgtttttggctaaaaattCTGACAATTTTTCAGGAGGAAgattggactttttttttgtgtgttggtgtctttcttttatttttgtactgaGATTCTTGAAGGTGCAAAGGCActgcaaaatctttttttgtgtgtttattttatttttgtttctttcctgTTACTTCCtagccatggagccttatggtgGAGACTATATTGAAGTGTTTTGGAGTAAAATTTATTGTTGAATTAAACTCTGAACTCTGGAATCCTTTTGAGAAGCTCTCTCTCTAGTTGTACTATGGATTTTCAAAGGAAACATAACAAACATATAGTCACACAGCATGCTCTATTCCAAATTTCTTGAAAGCCAAAAATAGCtgaactaaagaaaaactaCCCAATAATATAGACAAAGCAAAATGTATCTAAGGATCTGGGCAACAATGCCCATGGATACAATCAGCCTTTAGTATATGctatcccttctataagaattGCCAACTTCAAAATAAAGCAGATAACTTTACATGTTATCTGTGTCATGTTATCATGTTATCTATGTCCTCTCTATATTTGGTTTCCTTCTTCCTCCAGTTTCTTTCCTTGTGACGTTGTTCTGCTGGCACAGATAACTCATCAAAAATCGCTTGCATTTTAGATTAGATTCTCATAACCTTTCTTTGTAAGTTTATGGGCCAAGAAAGGTTTCCAGAGATTGCTACGGGCTgattagaaatagaaatttgagaaaatttttttagaaactctTGTTatctaaataccaaaatttcttACCCAATTTTTCTTATATGGTAATTGTAAAGACAATAAAGGTAATTGTTGAGATGCAATACCAAAAGTAGCTTTATAGTAAGAGTCTCACTTTGTAAGAGTCTCAAGCTGATAAAAGGGGCATTAGATGATTTGGTGGATAGGTTGGTTCTAAAGAAATAACCCAAATTTTTGCAAAGATTCCAACAACAGTCAGATAAGGTTTAAAAAACTTGAGGTCCCTATTCAACCCTAGGAAAGAAATGCTAGGCTTCTTAGATTTAACCATAATGGCTCAAGCTAAATTCTCTCCCACATTCAGATGAACATGCCATACTGACCTAAAATAATCTATGGAGCAATAGATACAAGTATTGTAGATACATACAAGGTATGGGAAAGGGACCCCATACCTTGAAATAAATTGTAAAGACTGAAGTTCCAAATTTCTTCTTTCTAACGTAATATTgcattgtttttcccatttaaAGTTAGAAGTTACATGAGCTTGATCCACCTCTTTGAGAGAAAAAAGCTAAAGAGGTGGCTGAAATTAAAAagaccacttagaaaggagaaGCTTAATACATAGGACTTGGTCAAATTGGTAAACAAATCTAGTGTGTAAGCTATGCCAAATGTGCTATTGAGTATGTCCTCTGCTTTGGAAGGATTACCTCTAGAGTATTTCCCTAGGAAGGACATATTGCCCACACATGACATCTTGGAACTTTAGATGTCTTTGGCCTCTTAACTTGGCTTATGTGTCTGCATTTGTTGACATACTCTTGATATCCCTAATCAGAACTCAAAACCCTATCTTTACCACTGCATAGTATCTTGGCAACATCTTCCTAGGGTATATTTTTGGCCCTGTATTAATTCCAGAATATTCTACTTACCTAGCTCCATTACTTTCAAAGATGGCAAGAAGCCCCtaagctagaattttaccctaaaaTCCGAAAATTGTTGCATACCAACTAACCTAGGGCTATATCCCATCATTAGGGGGGTCTAGGATACAGTTACACTGCAAGCAACtctaaaatccaaaaaaaaattatattcatctTAAGTAGCAGCACTAGTTTATAGTTAGGCCTACTCACAGGACCACATTCAAAACTTTGATACTCTTAGGTTTAGTGTTTTTGCAGCTCTGTTTTTGTGAGATTTTCAGGGAAGTTCCTAAAAATTCAGGGATAGTAGAAGCACTGAGCAGAATGTAACTGATGAGCTTAAAGTAATGGAAAAGAGAGATGATACCAaactctcagctgccattctGGGGAGAAATCAGAAAGTTTATAAGTGGCCAGagaatttctttgttgttttaaaatcacttttctatgAATAGGCTACATGGCAACTACATGGCATTTTCACAATAgctaaaatggtaaaattctagtttagtgactccttgctatctcagaaaggggttaagttaggaaaaattaaactttcagggatgggtctacaggctaaagtatgtcctgggaaggtattttgaagtacacacctctactccctctccctctagagggtcctgaccttcaatgacctttaaaatatgtgggtaataaaagtgaaaccttgtaaaatagatcttctgcttgaatgaagtacaacaaaattgttttcagcttcacaactttgctcaatccaaatttataaggttttaaagatatgtaaatacatttcctatattttgaagaaaaaaaaatattgatatggcccagaattttactcaaataacagaaattgcattttcagaactaaaggcagagaaaaagcaactggcaactgaaaattaaggtaaaaggtggttttgtcaaaatttcaataggtataaacctgtcatataggcaaatttcagggccctctagagggaggagtgaggtgggtactttaaaataccttcctgggatatactttagcctgtagacccattcccaaaactttcattttcctcgcctaacccctttctaagctagcaagaagtcaataaactaaaattttactgcTAAAATTGGTCTAGGctagattttgttaataaaaatcacTTAGTGATAATCTATTGTGTACCCTGGCATTGTGCCCCTGGAAATAGGCCTCTTGGTAAACCCGGGCCTGCCTACTCAgaagaaaacacataaaattcaaaaaaacaacATCAGAAAATCCTAAAATACTTAGGCTACTTATACATGTATCACTTCTGAGAGTACTCCACTTCACTTTACCCTTACCccttcctaatgtgcaaatgttTAGTCCAAATTATGCATTTCTTAAGCatttggtaattattattttcattagccTAGTTTTAATAGTAAGATGTtagcataaaaacaaattttaaggaATTTGTAAAGAGCCTGGAACCCCCTTGAAAGTGACATTACAGCTAGGAtaaactgacatcatttttaagGGTTTTGTGACCCTTTAAAAAATTCTGCAAACATATTTTTATGCCAAGATTTTGTAGGATAGTTAATATTAATGAATAGTTACCATTAAAAATAAGCtacaaatgaaattcttttttcactaactagcctagtttgtttttttcaggaacAAACTTTTAAACTATTGGTTACTATGAGGTGTTATGAGCTCTTCTAGCCCTTTAAGGGCTGAAAATGTAGGCCTAATGTACCCCAGAAGCAGTTATTGGATTTTGAAAGGgaataaaaaggcatcaaatgatCTATTCACTAGTATTCTTGCCAATAGGCCCTACTAAAAAGAGATATCAATTCAAATTTCCCGCCAGAAATGTGTTTTTACAGATTCTGCCGCCTGTTTCAATCTAACATTTCAAACAGTGTAACAgacagtaagtaaggagcagtccATTGACAAGTGGAAGCCTGGAACTATCAAACACATCAAAGCAGGGACAAAGCTAAGGGGATTGGCAGCTTATTCTTGATAAAATTTCGTGAGGCACTTTTTGATTTGATCAAATAAAATCTAAACCAAAATTCTCCAGCCCCAGAACGTCCCAACAATTAGGGGCGAAGAGTAAGCACGCATAGGGGAGCGATAGGGATAGAAGATTGGATGGGTGAGATTAAAGGAAGAAGTTCTCCACCCTTAGAAACATCTATAGAAATACCCGTAGGAAACACTTTGGAGCATCTGTTTCAGACTCATCTGAAGTGCTTTGACAGAAGGAGCTGACTTAATCTGAGAATCCTCAAAAGATGGTTACAATGTCATGACAACACGAGAGGATAGTCTTTCTGAGCCTTAAACACCATAAGCAATATTTTTGTGTGGTATTATAAAGCATTTGTATTCGAgtactttcatatttattacaGTAAATCTTTTATTCCACTTTTCAACTTCAATGTTGAAACCGTTTGCTTCAACTTCCATGCTATTAACCgcttgtcttttatttttttgttagggATATTTGGACTGATTCATGTTTTATTATGAATCGATTAGGACGAATCATTGAAATGTTTAGAAGAATCTGTGAAGAAGGTTCAAAATTTGAAAGCTGCTAGCCGAGTTCAAGATTCTTAGCAATAGCGAAGTTTTGTGAAAGATGGATATCCAACATTATGCGTCTACCGCTATTGAGCTGTTTTTTAAAGATTCTATTTCCCTTGATCATGCATTGGAAAGGATGAATTGTTTagataaaattcattttaatttctgcctTTATACTTCCCCACCGCGACGATTAGTTCAACCAAACTGCCAAAGATAGTACTAGTCAACCTAAATGCCTAAAATATGCGGGGACCATGTCGCTATCCGAGAATCACCGTGCCCTACCGCGACTTTAAAATATGCGTTCTGCCCGGATTTCGAAAAAGTGCGAGCGAGCTATATAATGAACTCTGCGACAGTTTAAAAATCGCTAAAGAACGTTGTGTCTAGAAACAGGATAACAGCCTACTTCTGAATCCACTCCTGGctgagtggattggtgcgctggtttcaggatcctttgtctaaGAGGACCAGgcttcgaatcctagtgtacccaattattcagtttgggacgggatcAGTGGTGTGATTCTGTAacctcagccagagtcgacccagctctaaatgtgtACCTGGAGAagtctggggaaggtaaacaggaagggtgtgcgaaagcacaggatggttggccccaaaCCCCCCATCGCACTTCCTGGATGAAGgtccaagaaacggagatcagcaccgccggtaaggactgtaaagtctaatgccgtattctttacctttttttacctcTGAATAATGTCTTGACATTTTTTCGCAAAATTTACTGGTACAATCCACAGAAACTGGATTATATCCCTGAAATGTGTAACAATCAAGATGATCTGGGCCTTCAAGAGCCATTTGTAACGGCGGAACATTACGGTTTACTTCAGATTGCTGGTGAAAAAGTACTTTTATCCCCAAAGTGACACGTCATTACTCCAGGGTACGCCCTTGCAAGGAGCAGGTTTTATGGCTAGCAAAGTTTTCGGTAAAAATATTGAGCTTTATGAATATTATATCGCAACCCAAGCCTAGGTAATTGTTTACCTCCCAACAACTATGAACACTATGGCTTCTGAGAGACGGCATTTCCAAGCTTCCACACAACAATAACGACTTCTGAAAAAAGTTGAAGATCAGTGTATAGTCGTTTATAGTGATTTACAATGTGATATCTCTGGCATTGATCCTAGCAaacttgcaaaaatatttatgtccAGTGCGCCAGACGATCTGCCATATGTTTAAAAACCCAATTCATATGGTTATATCCATTATTCCTGACCATGCATTGGCAAATCATAACCTTGAGAATCCTATTTACTTTGATTCTGAGCATAGCATGTTTTTTGAGCAAAGTTCAATTCAGGAAGGTTACTAGGTAAAGAAACAATAACTTTCACACTAAAACTGAatgtaaaagaaattaatcaataTCAGTATCAGGCCCACTGTGACAAAACTCTAAGGAAAATCAaagcttcgttttttttttattgaagaatgGTTCGTCCGGTACCCTAGCGTTGTACTTGTACTGCTGTGAGATAGTCGATGCCATGAAAGTGCTGTAGTCAGCATCCGATCTTGAAGCAAGCATTCGAATAAGGATTGGCAAGCTGGGTCGTAATAAAAGTCCTCCTCTGAAAGATGCTAAACACCAATCAAACTTTGGTACTTCTACTCGAGCCTCAAAAAAAAGTGTATAATCTAtcagtttaaaacttaaagcttGCACAAGCCACCGAGGCTTTTGTGCACGCTCTTCTTTCAACTAATGATATGTAGAAGTCTATTAAGTAGAATAAGAATTGTAGGCAGTTAAATAGCTTGCTCGAAGATAAATGAGCAAAATGTCGTGCGGCATAATACTTGGAAGCTCAAGGGAGGTATAGCGTCTGGTATGGATGGAATTGTTAGCGAACACCTTCTTAATGTGTTGCCAATACTCTTTGAGCACATCACCTTCCGGATGTGCATTGATTTAGGAGCGgtccctatttttttttctttgtagcgGTGTTGTCtcgaacattttgaaaaaaaaacagaaaacaaaatatgtgtGCCATTTACCATCGTAAAGTATCAAGTAAAGTTTTGCAACACATAGCACTTTCTGAAATGgggtttaaatttaaattggaGAACGCCAGTTCAAATCATGCGAGCGcgatagcactgcctaagtaaagagaaatgcagacacaatgcattatttatttattttgctatatatatttttgggggTTTGTTTTAGACAAGGGCACTTcgtatgaaaggagttgtcacAGAAGCTTCGAaagaggctcattcaattggaaattgtaaTGTCTACTGCTCTTTTTGatagccaaaagtgattggagggaaacacCTCGAAGCCcatcattttctgaaatatatccaatcaaagtttttagatagctatattattcagtgtagttgaaaggtctagtaattATATTTCTGaagattaccccccccccccacagccctcagggaagAGCTATAAGTTATGCCTCGGGGACAGACGAGGTTAATACGGAGTGTGTGtacgcataaacttcggaggggtctcattggattggaaataagatgttctagtgccttttttacaGTCAAACTGATTGggaggcaactagccccccagatagcctattttcttaaaataaattcgGTAGAAATTTAGAGATATCAACtcgttcaaaaatagtccaaacatCACATAaaaaggcctttggggttgacacgGCACTCCATCTGGGGCAAGGATTTTAAGTTATCTTCAGGGGTCATATTAGGTTTTCATGAAAGAGGTGGCTGTTTGAACTTtaaagaaggctcattcgataggaaatttaaaatccaatTCCCTATTAAGAGTCGAAAGTAAGCAACGATGATTagcccccccctccctgacacCTTTTTTCCCCtaacgcatccaatcaaaattgtgagatagtaTTTTGTTTACTAAAGTCCAAAGAGAATTTAAAACTACCTTCAGAGTGGACACAACCCTCCAGAGCCCAGTGGCAAGGGTTGTTAGTTATGCCTCGGGGCATATTAGGTTTTATGGAACGAGTGGTTGCGTAAAATTTCGATTAAATTACTCTCATCGGATTAGAAGTTGGAAagtctaatgccctttttaagagtcaaaagtataTGGAcggcaaccagcccctcccccataagcct contains these protein-coding regions:
- the LOC136033145 gene encoding DNA primase large subunit-like, whose product is MEYSSPHSVTKGVRYLRRKAVNIEKKFYKHGLSFYKDHPDQTILLDDLIKFADERLSVLRSIERVNLGKTSKFSEAWRAQLGDELRKQNLKIYFKVMSGINDEEVQNARERDQLSHFALRLGYSSTEENRRWFVQHETDLFRFRLLEESPSNLKQFLTEQNMKFQQVCKSQTSKTRRI